From a region of the Myroides sp. JBRI-B21084 genome:
- a CDS encoding SH3 domain-containing protein produces the protein MKKYILLFLLAGLYLNAQRNKYITTPTIAYNNAKQSKAVGIFLRGATIDSYEFLKDEYVYKIYTPYTGTVYITDIYNVKDGLHANDEFQKSPAIIIENDGYYGSPHLFTTVAGLKIRELPTSTSPIVGNILNGTPIPIYYYPYNSEAWIPIQMNNKKGYIPAKYVGQRPDLITLKNQYKKAQTLEEQKKFAERILELGWNSNPSENEAALRLYADFALKNNQPQIAEICLLQADVLKNIPKNDFNLPLKLRKKKQFGFTLNNELEPENGFKKSFLETNLGKIKRNTTDFDDCGLEEHETKVYFGSVACIEHNVNKTYTISSLDIVNTNGFKIKNTYLTNFTTLADFLKVGVGLITSIDAPNNSYYISTDYMAYEFQFKNNQLTKVTMFYYC, from the coding sequence ATGAAAAAATACATCCTATTATTTTTATTGGCAGGTTTGTATTTAAATGCGCAACGTAATAAATATATTACAACACCAACAATTGCGTATAACAATGCAAAACAATCAAAGGCTGTAGGTATTTTTCTACGCGGTGCAACGATTGATTCTTATGAATTCCTTAAGGATGAATATGTTTACAAAATTTACACACCATACACTGGTACCGTTTACATCACCGATATTTACAATGTAAAAGATGGTTTACACGCTAACGATGAATTTCAAAAATCGCCGGCAATTATTATAGAAAATGATGGTTATTATGGTTCACCACACTTATTCACCACAGTAGCAGGACTAAAAATCAGAGAATTACCTACCAGTACATCGCCTATTGTAGGAAATATTTTAAATGGAACACCTATACCCATTTATTATTATCCATACAATTCCGAAGCTTGGATTCCAATTCAAATGAATAATAAAAAAGGATATATTCCAGCAAAGTATGTTGGACAAAGGCCTGATTTAATCACTTTAAAAAATCAATACAAAAAAGCGCAAACTTTAGAAGAACAGAAGAAATTTGCCGAACGTATTTTAGAATTAGGCTGGAACAGCAACCCAAGCGAAAACGAAGCCGCTTTGCGTTTGTATGCCGATTTTGCTTTAAAAAACAATCAACCACAAATTGCCGAAATTTGTTTATTGCAAGCCGATGTTCTTAAAAACATTCCAAAAAATGATTTTAATCTTCCTTTAAAATTAAGAAAGAAAAAACAATTTGGCTTTACTTTAAACAATGAATTAGAACCAGAAAATGGATTTAAAAAATCGTTTTTAGAAACAAATTTAGGAAAGATTAAAAGGAACACCACCGATTTTGATGATTGTGGTTTAGAAGAACATGAAACGAAAGTGTATTTTGGTTCAGTTGCATGTATTGAACATAATGTGAATAAAACTTATACGATAAGTTCTTTAGATATAGTAAATACCAACGGATTTAAAATTAAAAACACCTATTTAACAAATTTCACTACTCTTGCCGATTTTCTAAAAGTTGGTGTTGGATTAATCACTTCTATAGATGCACCTAATAATTCGTATTACATAAGCACCGATTATATGGCATACGAGTTTCAATTTAAAAACAACCAACTTACTAAAGTAACAATGTTTTATTATTGTTAA
- the ypfJ gene encoding KPN_02809 family neutral zinc metallopeptidase has protein sequence MKWSKETGGNFEDRRGMSGGGKAVVGGGIIGIVALLLTMFGGETGQVIGNVLQQTQGGTNQQTEQVQTRELSAKEKELGEFSRANLVYNNRTWEAIFNENGQTYQEPGMVLFDDGVNTACGSATSASGPFYCPADQTIYMDLRFFEELRTRFGAKGGDFAIAYVIAHEAGHHIQNLVGTNRKVRQAQQGKSEAAANKFSVAQELQADFFAGVWASRNKEKLEANDIEEAISAAQAVGDDAIQSKMQGHVQPEKFTHGTSAERKAWFMKGYNTGDMHQGDIETIYNSIRY, from the coding sequence ATGAAATGGAGTAAAGAAACAGGAGGTAATTTTGAAGACCGCAGAGGAATGTCAGGCGGTGGCAAAGCTGTTGTAGGTGGTGGTATTATTGGTATTGTAGCACTTTTGTTAACCATGTTTGGTGGCGAAACAGGACAAGTTATTGGTAACGTACTACAACAAACACAAGGCGGCACTAACCAACAAACCGAACAAGTACAAACTAGAGAACTTTCGGCTAAAGAAAAAGAATTAGGTGAATTTTCTAGGGCAAACTTAGTTTATAATAATAGAACTTGGGAAGCAATTTTTAACGAAAACGGACAAACTTATCAAGAACCTGGAATGGTTTTGTTTGACGATGGCGTAAACACTGCTTGTGGATCAGCAACATCAGCATCGGGTCCTTTTTACTGCCCTGCCGACCAAACTATCTATATGGATTTACGTTTTTTTGAAGAATTACGTACACGTTTCGGAGCTAAAGGTGGTGATTTTGCCATTGCGTACGTAATTGCGCATGAAGCAGGCCATCATATTCAAAATTTAGTAGGTACAAACAGAAAAGTACGCCAAGCACAACAAGGTAAAAGCGAGGCAGCTGCTAATAAGTTTTCGGTAGCGCAAGAGTTACAAGCCGATTTTTTTGCAGGCGTTTGGGCAAGTAGAAATAAAGAAAAGTTAGAAGCAAACGACATTGAAGAAGCTATAAGTGCTGCACAAGCAGTTGGCGATGATGCCATTCAATCTAAAATGCAAGGTCATGTACAACCCGAAAAATTTACTCACGGAACTTCGGCAGAGCGTAAAGCTTGGTTTATGAAAGGATATAATACAGGTGATATGCACCAAGGCGATATAGAAACTATTTATAATAGTATTAGATACTAA
- a CDS encoding FKBP-type peptidyl-prolyl cis-trans isomerase has product MKRFFTLAVLCSGSLLFWNCNPDDDTPKVTERDRQEVYNEDINKIETFLKSNSIEINADGVKFTTTEPNDANAIWNQTTYQLQSVNVSNLPYYTNDQGVQKLTDNVSYKLYYIVVNEGGGNYMNIYDNAFTAYTGYKLDQTIFDTYPFGFWSAYPSFSTYTETITGYRQILQKVKTATGIIENPDGTYTYENPGRVIVFIPSGLGYFSSAPANGTIGQYEPLIFDITLIANKEVDHDNDGILDKYEDLNENGDLWDDDTDGDGKANFIDIDDDGDGYTTRQEITFTVEENGEMVQKIYPFNEIPSCEGGSVKKHLDKNCH; this is encoded by the coding sequence ATGAAAAGATTTTTTACATTGGCTGTTTTATGCAGTGGTAGTTTACTTTTTTGGAACTGTAACCCAGATGATGACACCCCAAAAGTTACCGAGCGCGATCGCCAAGAAGTATATAACGAAGATATAAACAAAATAGAAACTTTTTTAAAATCAAACAGCATTGAAATTAATGCCGATGGTGTAAAGTTTACCACTACTGAGCCTAATGATGCAAATGCAATTTGGAATCAAACAACCTATCAATTGCAATCAGTTAACGTAAGTAATTTACCTTATTATACAAACGATCAAGGAGTGCAAAAACTTACCGATAATGTGTCGTATAAATTATATTATATCGTTGTAAATGAAGGTGGCGGTAACTATATGAATATTTATGACAATGCGTTTACTGCTTACACTGGATATAAATTAGATCAAACTATTTTTGACACCTATCCGTTTGGGTTTTGGAGTGCGTACCCTTCTTTTTCAACTTATACCGAAACTATTACTGGTTACAGACAAATACTTCAAAAAGTAAAAACTGCAACTGGTATTATTGAAAACCCAGATGGAACTTATACTTACGAAAACCCTGGTCGTGTAATTGTTTTTATTCCTTCGGGATTGGGCTATTTTAGTTCGGCGCCTGCAAATGGAACAATTGGTCAGTACGAACCGCTTATATTTGACATTACTTTAATTGCTAATAAAGAAGTTGATCACGATAACGACGGTATTTTAGATAAATATGAAGATTTAAATGAAAATGGCGATTTATGGGATGATGATACCGATGGTGATGGCAAAGCTAATTTTATAGATATTGACGACGACGGCGATGGATACACCACACGCCAAGAAATTACTTTTACAGTTGAAGAAAACGGCGAAATGGTTCAGAAAATTTACCCTTTTAACGAAATTCCTTCTTGTGAAGGTGGATCTGTAAAAAAACATCTCGATAAAAATTGTCATTAA
- a CDS encoding gliding motility-associated C-terminal domain-containing protein has protein sequence MKLKITLLLILLGFSLGFGQTINPAHVINLCSNQTVPGKTPTTNVYNNLYTSCSAFLPLSSAITLYYVEIESGTTFTFTVTPNANVDFDFASWLNPNFANLGPSDRGSQNTVIGVNIYDVGLSLLEPTQLCEVPGAAPPNTGVIPGMVRWYDVVPGDGILIAIDHWESSVVNYDLSFGGDAVLNCSVIGKTYEVCDWDRDGVESFDLNAIKDEINNINKTFTIDFFENQADANNLFSSNYLQSPYVVSTANSPKTIYARFKRANGLLARVTEINFIVNEVANLPLTNLEIEVCDFDQTKNEYFDLTSIEPFINNINTAAITYKYYESEQDALNDAPNNIANPKNYLSKDKTIYVQITTNGKCPFIAPLKLIVDTLNFPPKKMDYSEFCAKEQADGLVYNLEESIDYFIEGQVKSDFEITFYNTLNNAIEKINPITQATNYKVAFNTQETVFVRIENLKGCFIVSELYLDSKQRVTKKDLYNTACDPYILEPLPLGYNYFTEPNGKGTLLKPYTKDAVIYGRRTIYIYGNSLFVNPDYPDFNSCTYETAFTVYNNDCMIPKGISPNGDGQNDYWDLTPFGVAKLDIFNRLGSLVYSHGVGYTNEWNGQTNNGGLLPSGTYFYSVVTLNGVKTGWVEVVREVK, from the coding sequence ATGAAGCTAAAAATTACACTTTTACTTATTTTATTAGGGTTTAGTTTAGGTTTTGGGCAAACCATAAATCCTGCTCATGTTATTAATTTATGTTCTAACCAAACTGTTCCAGGCAAAACCCCAACAACAAATGTGTATAACAACTTGTACACATCGTGTAGTGCTTTTTTACCTTTATCAAGTGCAATAACTTTATATTATGTAGAAATTGAATCGGGTACTACCTTTACATTTACTGTTACGCCAAACGCAAATGTTGATTTTGATTTTGCATCGTGGTTAAACCCTAATTTTGCTAATTTAGGACCAAGTGATCGCGGATCGCAAAATACCGTAATTGGAGTTAACATTTACGATGTTGGTTTATCATTGCTTGAACCTACCCAACTTTGTGAAGTTCCAGGTGCTGCACCGCCCAATACAGGTGTTATTCCAGGTATGGTACGTTGGTATGATGTGGTTCCTGGCGATGGTATTTTAATTGCAATTGACCATTGGGAAAGTTCTGTTGTTAATTACGATTTATCTTTTGGTGGTGATGCTGTTTTAAATTGCAGTGTAATTGGTAAAACATACGAAGTGTGTGACTGGGATAGAGATGGTGTAGAAAGTTTTGATTTAAACGCAATTAAAGATGAAATTAACAATATTAATAAAACCTTTACTATAGATTTTTTTGAAAATCAAGCCGATGCAAACAATCTGTTTTCATCAAATTATCTTCAATCACCTTATGTAGTTTCTACAGCAAATAGTCCAAAAACAATTTACGCACGTTTTAAACGCGCTAATGGGTTATTAGCCCGCGTTACCGAAATTAATTTTATTGTAAACGAGGTAGCTAATTTACCATTAACCAATTTAGAAATTGAAGTATGTGATTTTGATCAAACCAAAAACGAATACTTTGATTTAACATCTATTGAACCCTTTATTAACAATATAAACACCGCTGCCATTACTTACAAATATTATGAAAGCGAACAAGATGCGTTAAACGATGCACCAAACAATATTGCAAATCCAAAAAACTATTTATCTAAAGATAAAACCATATATGTACAAATAACAACAAATGGCAAATGTCCGTTTATAGCCCCTTTAAAATTAATTGTAGATACACTTAATTTTCCACCTAAAAAAATGGATTATTCTGAATTTTGTGCAAAAGAACAAGCCGATGGATTGGTTTATAATTTAGAAGAAAGTATTGATTATTTTATAGAAGGGCAAGTAAAAAGCGATTTTGAAATTACTTTTTACAACACTTTAAATAACGCAATTGAAAAAATAAATCCTATAACACAAGCTACAAATTACAAGGTTGCATTTAACACACAAGAAACCGTTTTTGTAAGAATTGAAAATTTAAAAGGATGTTTTATTGTTTCTGAACTTTATTTAGATTCTAAACAAAGAGTCACTAAAAAAGATTTATACAACACAGCATGTGATCCTTATATTTTAGAACCACTTCCGTTAGGTTACAATTATTTTACCGAACCAAACGGTAAGGGTACATTATTAAAACCGTATACAAAAGATGCTGTAATTTATGGAAGAAGAACCATTTATATTTACGGAAACAGTTTGTTTGTAAACCCAGATTATCCCGATTTTAATTCGTGTACATATGAAACAGCTTTCACAGTTTACAATAATGATTGTATGATACCAAAAGGGATATCGCCAAACGGCGACGGCCAAAACGATTATTGGGATTTAACTCCTTTTGGTGTTGCTAAATTAGATATTTTTAACAGATTAGGCAGTTTGGTTTACTCACATGGTGTTGGATATACCAATGAATGGAACGGACAAACCAATAATGGCGGTTTATTACCATCGGGCACCTATTTTTACAGTGTAGTAACACTTAATGGTGTAAAAACCGGTTGGGTAGAAGTTGTAAGAGAAGTAAAATAA
- a CDS encoding RNA-binding S4 domain-containing protein, with translation MRVDKYLWCIRVYKTRSIATDAIKKGHITVNNQQAKASRDVFAGDKITVRKDQINYQFLVLDIPQNRVGAKLVDMYRKDETPPEAFEHLELLKLAKEHYRLKGEGRPTKKDRRDIDDYLDEDDYFEQLNNEAN, from the coding sequence ATGCGTGTAGACAAATATTTGTGGTGTATTAGGGTGTACAAAACACGTAGTATTGCAACCGATGCTATTAAAAAGGGGCATATAACGGTGAATAACCAGCAAGCAAAGGCTTCACGAGATGTTTTTGCTGGCGATAAAATTACAGTACGTAAAGATCAAATTAATTATCAGTTTTTGGTTTTAGATATTCCACAGAATAGGGTAGGGGCCAAATTGGTTGATATGTATAGAAAAGACGAAACACCACCTGAAGCTTTTGAACATTTAGAACTTTTAAAACTTGCAAAAGAGCATTATCGTTTAAAAGGTGAAGGACGCCCAACTAAGAAAGATCGCCGTGATATTGATGATTATTTAGATGAAGACGATTATTTTGAACAATTAAACAATGAAGCTAACTAA
- a CDS encoding RluA family pseudouridine synthase — protein sequence MKIYSTKNNLQVLYEDNHIIVVNKRVGDIVQGDETGDKPLSDVVKEYLKDKHNKPGAVYLGVVHRLDRPTTGIVLFAKTSKALTRLNDLFKNRETQKTYWAVVKNNPPKESDTLTHYLTRNPKNNTSKAHFKEVTNSKKAILDYKILKKLNTYFALEINLHTGRHHQIRCQLAAIGCPIKGDLKYGFDRSNPNGGIHLHARKLVLTHPVSKEELKIIAPVPEDIIWKNIEKE from the coding sequence ATGAAAATCTATTCAACAAAAAACAACTTACAAGTTTTATACGAAGACAACCATATTATTGTTGTAAATAAAAGGGTGGGCGATATTGTACAAGGCGATGAAACCGGCGATAAACCCCTAAGCGATGTGGTAAAAGAATATTTAAAAGATAAACATAACAAACCTGGAGCTGTGTATTTAGGGGTGGTTCATAGGCTAGATCGCCCAACTACAGGTATCGTACTGTTTGCAAAAACATCAAAAGCGTTAACCCGTTTAAACGATTTATTTAAAAACCGTGAAACGCAAAAAACGTATTGGGCTGTGGTAAAAAACAATCCACCTAAAGAAAGTGATACATTAACACATTACTTAACTCGCAACCCTAAAAACAACACGTCAAAAGCACATTTTAAAGAAGTTACAAACAGCAAAAAAGCCATTTTAGACTACAAAATATTAAAAAAACTAAACACTTATTTTGCTTTAGAAATAAATTTACACACGGGTCGTCATCATCAAATCCGTTGCCAATTAGCAGCCATTGGATGCCCTATTAAAGGCGATTTAAAATATGGTTTTGACAGAAGCAATCCCAACGGTGGAATTCATTTACATGCACGAAAACTTGTTTTAACACACCCGGTAAGTAAAGAAGAATTAAAAATTATTGCACCTGTTCCTGAAGATATTATTTGGAAAAACATAGAAAAAGAGTAA
- a CDS encoding phosphoribosyltransferase family protein produces MSQNIILNQHQIQQITKRIAYQIYETFVDETEIVIAGIANSGYIFAQKISAEVEKISNLKVVLGKVEVNKQNPLEAVKTDLEKVNYENKSIVLVDDVMNSGATLIYGVKYFLDVPLKKFKTAVLIDRNHKKYPVKADFKGISLSTSSLEHIQVVFNNTEEYAYLS; encoded by the coding sequence ATGAGCCAAAATATCATATTAAACCAACATCAAATTCAACAAATAACCAAGCGTATTGCCTACCAAATTTACGAAACTTTTGTAGATGAAACCGAAATTGTAATTGCAGGTATTGCCAATAGCGGTTATATTTTTGCACAGAAAATTAGTGCTGAAGTTGAAAAAATATCTAATTTAAAAGTGGTTTTAGGTAAAGTTGAAGTTAATAAACAAAACCCACTTGAAGCTGTTAAAACAGATTTAGAAAAAGTAAATTACGAAAACAAATCTATAGTTTTAGTTGATGACGTAATGAATTCGGGTGCAACTTTAATTTACGGAGTTAAATATTTTTTAGATGTGCCTTTAAAGAAATTTAAAACAGCAGTTTTAATTGATAGAAACCATAAAAAATACCCTGTAAAGGCCGATTTTAAAGGAATTTCATTATCAACATCAAGTTTAGAACATATACAAGTTGTTTTTAATAATACAGAAGAATATGCTTATTTAAGCTAA
- a CDS encoding methyltransferase domain-containing protein, protein MKLTKEYWSSRYIENNIPWDVGAITTPIKTYIDQLTNKDLKILIPGVGSGYELTYFYNNGFTNVYGLDISNEPINVFKKNNPHFPENQLIVDDFFNHNQTYDLIIEQTFFCALTPDLRPLYAAKMNQLLKNNGKLVGLLFAFPLTKQGPPFGGSIKEYESLFTPHFSINTLEICYNSIKPREKNELFIQFKKI, encoded by the coding sequence ATGAAGCTAACTAAAGAATATTGGAGTAGTAGATATATTGAAAATAATATTCCTTGGGATGTTGGTGCAATAACTACTCCCATAAAAACGTATATAGATCAATTAACTAACAAAGATTTAAAAATTTTAATTCCGGGTGTAGGTAGTGGGTACGAATTGACATATTTTTATAATAATGGATTTACAAATGTGTATGGCTTAGATATATCTAATGAACCAATTAATGTTTTTAAAAAAAACAATCCGCATTTTCCAGAAAATCAATTAATAGTAGATGATTTTTTTAATCACAACCAAACCTATGATTTAATAATAGAACAAACTTTTTTTTGTGCGTTAACACCAGATTTAAGACCTTTGTATGCAGCTAAAATGAACCAATTGTTAAAAAACAATGGAAAATTAGTGGGGTTGCTTTTTGCTTTTCCATTAACCAAACAAGGTCCGCCTTTTGGGGGAAGTATTAAAGAATATGAAAGTTTATTTACACCGCATTTTTCAATAAATACTCTTGAAATATGCTATAATTCTATAAAACCACGAGAAAAAAACGAATTATTTATTCAATTTAAAAAAATATAA
- a CDS encoding shikimate kinase, whose product MTKIVLVGYMASGKTTIGKQLATLLNVPFIDLDVFIEDKEELSIEQIFKQKGEIYFRKQEHFWLNELLNSNQTFVLSLGGGTPCYANNHLWLQNEGVESFYLKATVSTLVSRLKNTTRPLLQNIEDLPNFIGQHVFERSYFYNFAKHTIDCNNKEISLICNEILSIIKKKH is encoded by the coding sequence ATGACCAAAATTGTTTTAGTTGGATATATGGCAAGTGGAAAAACCACTATCGGCAAGCAGTTAGCAACTCTTTTAAACGTACCTTTTATTGATTTAGATGTTTTTATAGAAGATAAAGAAGAACTAAGTATAGAACAAATATTTAAACAAAAAGGAGAAATATATTTTAGAAAACAGGAACATTTTTGGTTAAACGAACTTTTAAACAGCAACCAAACATTTGTTTTAAGTTTGGGTGGCGGTACTCCTTGTTATGCAAACAATCATTTGTGGTTACAAAATGAAGGGGTTGAATCGTTCTATCTTAAAGCAACTGTATCAACGTTGGTTAGTAGGTTAAAAAACACAACTCGTCCATTACTTCAAAACATCGAAGATTTACCTAATTTCATTGGCCAGCATGTTTTTGAACGCAGTTATTTTTACAATTTTGCAAAACATACCATAGACTGTAACAACAAAGAAATTTCATTAATTTGCAACGAAATTTTATCAATAATTAAAAAAAAACATTAA
- the panB gene encoding 3-methyl-2-oxobutanoate hydroxymethyltransferase, with amino-acid sequence MSVAKKDYKVVTTKSLFDMKQNGEKISMLTAYDYTMAKIVDSAGVDVILVGDSASNVMAGHETTLPITLDQMIYHASCVVRGVQRALVVVDLPFGTYQSDSKKALESAIRVMKESGAHALKLEGGKEIKEGIKKILGAGVPVMGHLGLTPQSIYKFGTYTVRAKEEAEAEKLIEDAKMLEKIGCFAIVLEKIPAALATKVAQEVSIPIIGIGAGGGVDGQVLVVHDMIGMTHEFSPKFLRRYMNLYEDMTAAIGQYVTDVKSKDFPNSTEQY; translated from the coding sequence ATGTCTGTTGCAAAAAAAGATTATAAAGTAGTGACAACCAAGTCACTTTTTGATATGAAGCAAAACGGAGAAAAAATCTCTATGCTTACAGCTTACGATTACACCATGGCAAAAATTGTAGATTCCGCTGGGGTTGATGTTATTTTAGTAGGCGATTCTGCCAGTAACGTAATGGCTGGTCACGAAACCACATTACCTATAACATTAGACCAAATGATTTATCACGCATCTTGCGTGGTACGTGGGGTACAACGTGCTTTGGTTGTGGTTGATTTACCTTTTGGCACCTATCAATCAGACTCTAAAAAAGCTTTAGAATCTGCCATTCGTGTAATGAAAGAAAGTGGCGCACATGCCCTTAAGCTAGAAGGTGGTAAAGAAATTAAAGAAGGTATTAAAAAAATATTAGGTGCCGGTGTACCTGTCATGGGACACTTAGGTTTAACACCGCAATCAATTTATAAATTTGGTACTTATACCGTACGCGCTAAAGAAGAAGCCGAAGCCGAAAAACTAATAGAAGATGCCAAAATGCTAGAAAAAATAGGTTGCTTTGCAATTGTTTTAGAAAAAATTCCGGCAGCATTGGCAACAAAGGTAGCTCAAGAAGTTTCAATTCCTATTATTGGTATTGGCGCAGGTGGTGGTGTTGACGGACAAGTTTTAGTTGTACATGATATGATTGGAATGACGCACGAATTTAGCCCTAAGTTTTTAAGACGATACATGAATTTGTACGAAGACATGACAGCAGCAATTGGCCAATATGTAACCGATGTAAAATCGAAAGACTTTCCAAACTCAACAGAACAATATTAA
- a CDS encoding YifB family Mg chelatase-like AAA ATPase, protein MLVKIFGSAVFGINATTITIEVNIDKGIGYHLVGLPDNAVKESSYRIAAALANTGYNLPGKKITINMAPADLRKEGSAYDLPLAIGILAASGQLKKATFDNVMIMGELSLDGSVQPIKGALPITIQAKADGYTDIFLPVENTQEAAIVDGINVYPVPNISHLIDHFEGKNILTPAQIIADDVFDTTNDFSLLDFAEVKGQENIKRALEIAAAGGHNILLIGPPGSGKTMLAKRLPSILPPMTMDEALETTKIHSVVGKAQNVGLIKKRPFRAPHHTASSVSLVGGGSYPQPGEISLAHNGVLFLDELPEFKREVLEVMRQPLEDREVTISRAKFTVSYPSSFMLVASMNPSPSGYFMNDKGLSQSSALEMNRYLNKISGPLLDRIDLHIEVNPVPFEKLSEKTTAEKSESIRNRVVQARSIQSNRFKEYKGIHYNAQMPTKLISVFCDLDTTSLNLLQTAMDKLNLSARAYDRILKVARTIADLEMAEKIKPSHIAEAIQYRSLDRDLWTNQ, encoded by the coding sequence ATGTTGGTTAAAATATTTGGTAGCGCAGTGTTTGGTATAAATGCTACAACCATAACAATTGAGGTAAATATAGATAAAGGTATTGGTTATCATTTAGTAGGTTTGCCCGATAACGCTGTTAAAGAATCAAGTTATCGAATTGCAGCTGCATTAGCAAATACGGGCTATAATTTACCTGGTAAGAAAATAACTATTAATATGGCGCCAGCCGATTTACGCAAAGAAGGTTCGGCGTACGATTTACCTTTGGCAATTGGTATTTTAGCTGCATCGGGGCAATTAAAAAAAGCTACTTTTGATAATGTAATGATTATGGGCGAATTATCGTTAGATGGTTCGGTACAACCCATTAAGGGCGCTTTGCCAATTACCATACAAGCGAAAGCCGATGGCTATACAGATATTTTTTTACCCGTTGAAAATACCCAAGAAGCTGCCATTGTTGACGGAATAAACGTGTATCCTGTACCAAATATTTCACATTTAATCGATCATTTTGAAGGAAAAAATATACTAACCCCAGCCCAAATCATTGCCGATGATGTTTTTGATACAACCAACGATTTTTCGCTTTTGGATTTTGCCGAAGTAAAAGGTCAAGAAAATATAAAAAGGGCTTTAGAAATTGCAGCAGCAGGCGGACATAATATTTTGCTAATTGGACCACCAGGTTCGGGAAAAACCATGTTAGCAAAGCGTTTGCCTAGTATTTTGCCACCTATGACAATGGATGAAGCTTTAGAAACAACCAAAATTCACAGTGTGGTAGGTAAAGCACAAAACGTAGGTTTAATAAAAAAACGCCCATTTAGGGCACCGCATCATACGGCATCAAGTGTTTCGTTGGTAGGTGGGGGAAGTTATCCGCAACCTGGCGAAATTTCGTTAGCACATAACGGCGTTTTGTTTTTAGATGAATTGCCCGAATTTAAACGTGAAGTGTTAGAAGTAATGCGACAACCACTAGAAGATCGCGAGGTCACAATATCTCGAGCAAAATTCACCGTTTCGTATCCTTCTTCGTTTATGTTAGTTGCTAGTATGAACCCAAGTCCAAGCGGATATTTTATGAATGATAAAGGTTTAAGTCAATCATCTGCATTAGAAATGAATCGTTATTTAAACAAAATTTCGGGACCATTGTTAGACAGGATTGATTTGCATATTGAAGTAAATCCAGTTCCTTTTGAAAAATTATCAGAAAAAACGACTGCCGAAAAAAGTGAATCAATACGCAATAGGGTAGTGCAAGCACGCAGTATTCAATCTAATCGTTTTAAAGAATACAAAGGCATTCATTACAACGCACAAATGCCAACAAAATTAATATCGGTTTTTTGTGATTTAGATACAACATCGCTAAATTTACTTCAAACAGCAATGGATAAATTAAATTTATCAGCACGTGCATACGATAGAATTTTAAAGGTAGCCCGAACCATTGCCGATTTAGAAATGGCTGAAAAAATTAAACCATCGCATATAGCCGAAGCTATACAATATCGTAGTTTAGATCGTGATTTATGGACTAATCAGTAA